Proteins from one Acidobacteriota bacterium genomic window:
- a CDS encoding rhomboid family intramembrane serine protease translates to MASRYDSRQIQLRVAPFTPAVRALVIANVAIHLVQFLAGPEATFKIQDLFALDPVRVLRQFWLWQPITYMFLHHTIDIWHLVFNMLTLWMFGGDLEVRWGAARFMRYYFVCGIGAGLLTCLANIMRSEPSATIGASGRSSAC, encoded by the coding sequence TGTGGCGCCCTTCACGCCGGCCGTCCGCGCTCTCGTCATCGCGAACGTCGCGATCCACCTCGTGCAGTTCCTGGCGGGACCCGAGGCGACGTTCAAGATCCAGGATCTCTTCGCCCTCGATCCCGTCCGCGTGCTGCGCCAGTTCTGGCTGTGGCAGCCGATCACGTACATGTTCCTGCACCACACGATCGACATCTGGCATCTCGTCTTCAACATGCTCACGCTCTGGATGTTCGGGGGGGATCTCGAGGTCCGGTGGGGCGCCGCGCGGTTCATGCGGTACTACTTCGTGTGCGGCATCGGCGCGGGGCTGCTCACGTGCCTCGCGAACATCATGCGCAGCGAGCCGTCGGCGACGATCGGCGCCTCGGGGCGATCTTCGGCCTGCTGA